In the genome of Panthera uncia isolate 11264 chromosome B3 unlocalized genomic scaffold, Puncia_PCG_1.0 HiC_scaffold_1, whole genome shotgun sequence, one region contains:
- the LOC125909756 gene encoding olfactory receptor 4M1 isoform X1, protein MDVHCIVATLFLKSEEMEPANYTRVTEFVLTGLSQTREVQLVLFVIFLSFYLFILPGNILIICTIRLDPHLTSPMYFLLANLAFLDIWYSSITAPKMLIDFFVERKRISFGGCIAQLFFLHFVGASEMFLLTVMAFDRYAAICRPLHYATIMNRRLCSILVVLSWLGGFIHSIIQVALIVRLPFCGPNELDSYFCDITQVIRIACANTFPEELVMIFSSGLISVVCFIALLMSYAFLLAMLKKHSGSDESTSRAMSTCYSHITIVVFMFGPSIYIYARPFDSFSLDKVVSVFHTVIFPLLNPIIYTLRNKEVKTAMRKLVNRYILCKEK, encoded by the coding sequence ccacattatttttaaaaagtgaagaaatggaacCTGCAAATTACACCAGAGTGACAGAGTTTGTTCTCACTGGCCTATCCCAGACTCGAGAGGTACAACTAGTCCTATTTGTTATATTTCTATCCTTCTATTTGTTCATCCTTCCAGgaaatattcttattatttgCACAATCAGGCTTGACCCTCATTTGACCTCACCCATGTATTTCCTGTTGGCTAATCTGGCCTTCCTTGACATTTGGTACTCCTCCATCACAGCCCCTAAAATGCTCATAGACTTCTTtgtggaaaggaagagaatttcCTTTGGTGGGTGCATTGCACAGCTCTTTTTCTTGCACTTTGTGGGAGCCTCAGAGATGTTCCTGCTCACAGTAATGGCGTTTGACCGCTATGCTGCTATCTGCCGTCCTCTCCACTATGCTACTATCATGAATCGACGTCTCTGCAGTATCCTGGTGGTTCTCTCCTGGTTGGGGGGCTTTATTCATTCTATAATACAAGTGGCTCTCATTGTTCGACTTCCGTTCTGTGGGCCCAATGAGTTAGACAGTTACTTCTGTGACATCACGCAGGTTATCCGGATTGCCTGTGCCAATACCTTCCCGGAGGAATTAGTGATGATTTTTAGCAGTGGTCTGATCTCTGTGGTATGTTTCATTGCTCTCTTAATGTCCTACGCCTTCCTCCTGGCCATGCTTAAGAAACATTCAGGCTCAGATGAGAGTACCAGCCGGGCCATGTCCACCTGCTATTCCCACATCACCATTGTGGTATTTATGTTTGGGCCATCCATCTACATTTATGCTCGCCCATTTGACTCTTTTTCCCTAGATAAAGTGGTGTCAGTGTTCCATACTGTGATATTCCCTTTACTTAATCCCATTATCTATACCTTGCGAAATAAGGAAGTAAAGACAGCCATGAGGAAGTTGGTCAAcagatatattttatgtaaagagAAGTGA
- the LOC125909756 gene encoding olfactory receptor 4M1 isoform X2: MEPANYTRVTEFVLTGLSQTREVQLVLFVIFLSFYLFILPGNILIICTIRLDPHLTSPMYFLLANLAFLDIWYSSITAPKMLIDFFVERKRISFGGCIAQLFFLHFVGASEMFLLTVMAFDRYAAICRPLHYATIMNRRLCSILVVLSWLGGFIHSIIQVALIVRLPFCGPNELDSYFCDITQVIRIACANTFPEELVMIFSSGLISVVCFIALLMSYAFLLAMLKKHSGSDESTSRAMSTCYSHITIVVFMFGPSIYIYARPFDSFSLDKVVSVFHTVIFPLLNPIIYTLRNKEVKTAMRKLVNRYILCKEK; the protein is encoded by the coding sequence atggaacCTGCAAATTACACCAGAGTGACAGAGTTTGTTCTCACTGGCCTATCCCAGACTCGAGAGGTACAACTAGTCCTATTTGTTATATTTCTATCCTTCTATTTGTTCATCCTTCCAGgaaatattcttattatttgCACAATCAGGCTTGACCCTCATTTGACCTCACCCATGTATTTCCTGTTGGCTAATCTGGCCTTCCTTGACATTTGGTACTCCTCCATCACAGCCCCTAAAATGCTCATAGACTTCTTtgtggaaaggaagagaatttcCTTTGGTGGGTGCATTGCACAGCTCTTTTTCTTGCACTTTGTGGGAGCCTCAGAGATGTTCCTGCTCACAGTAATGGCGTTTGACCGCTATGCTGCTATCTGCCGTCCTCTCCACTATGCTACTATCATGAATCGACGTCTCTGCAGTATCCTGGTGGTTCTCTCCTGGTTGGGGGGCTTTATTCATTCTATAATACAAGTGGCTCTCATTGTTCGACTTCCGTTCTGTGGGCCCAATGAGTTAGACAGTTACTTCTGTGACATCACGCAGGTTATCCGGATTGCCTGTGCCAATACCTTCCCGGAGGAATTAGTGATGATTTTTAGCAGTGGTCTGATCTCTGTGGTATGTTTCATTGCTCTCTTAATGTCCTACGCCTTCCTCCTGGCCATGCTTAAGAAACATTCAGGCTCAGATGAGAGTACCAGCCGGGCCATGTCCACCTGCTATTCCCACATCACCATTGTGGTATTTATGTTTGGGCCATCCATCTACATTTATGCTCGCCCATTTGACTCTTTTTCCCTAGATAAAGTGGTGTCAGTGTTCCATACTGTGATATTCCCTTTACTTAATCCCATTATCTATACCTTGCGAAATAAGGAAGTAAAGACAGCCATGAGGAAGTTGGTCAAcagatatattttatgtaaagagAAGTGA